The Lycium barbarum isolate Lr01 chromosome 12, ASM1917538v2, whole genome shotgun sequence genome includes a region encoding these proteins:
- the LOC132622103 gene encoding galactinol synthase 2-like yields MTPNVVGQAATGLAKAASLPSRAYVTFLAGNGDYVKGVVGLAKGLRKVKSAYPLVVAVLPDVPEEHRRILINQGCIVREIDPVYPPENQTQFAMAYYVINYSKLRIWEFVEYSKMIYLDGDIQVFENIDHLFDLPDGYFYAVMDCFCEKTWSHSPQYNIGYCQQCPDKVHWPEEELGPKPSLYFNAGMFVFEPSLPTYDDLLKKLKVTPPTSFAEQDLLNMFFRDIYKPIPNKYNLVLAMLWRHPQNVEVDKVKVVHYCAAGSKPWRYTGEEENMDREDIKMLVNNWREIYYDDSLDYNNNANNNNKKIMPALSKDEGTIAHYMTAPSAA; encoded by the exons ATGTTGTTGGACAGGCAGCCACTGGTTTGGCCAAGGCAGCAAGTTTGCCTAGCCGTGCCTATGTGACATTCCTGGCAGGAAACGGTGACTATGTAAaaggtgtagttggtttggctaAAGGGTTAAGAAAGGTGAAATCTGCTTACCCTCTTGTGGTGGCGGTTTTGCCTGACGTGCCAGAGGAACACCGCCGCATACTGATCAACCAGGGCTGTATAGTTCGGGAGATCGATCCGGTTTATCCTCCTGAGAATCAGACTCAGTTTGCTATGGCTTACTATGTCATCAACTACTCTAAACTTCGCATCTGGGAG TTTGTGGAGTATAGCAAGATGATATACTTGGATGGGGACATCCAGGTGTTTGAGAACATAGACCATTTGTTTGACTTGCCGGATGGCTATTTCTATGCCGTGATGGACTGTTTCTGTGAGAAGACTTGGAGCCATAGCCCACAGTACAATATTGGGTATTGCCAACAGTGCCCAGATAAGGTCCACTGGCCTGAAGAAGAGTTGGGACCAAAGCCAAGTCTCTATTTCAACGCTGGCATGTTCGTATTTGAGCCCAGTCTCCCCACGTATGATGACCTCTTGAAGAAACTTAAAGTAACACCTCCTACCTCATTTGCTGAACAG GATTTGTTGAACATGTTCTTCAGGGACATTTACAAGCCAATTCCAAACAAGTACAACTTAGTTTTGGCCATGCTGTGGCGCCACCCGCAGAATGTAGAGGTTGACAAGGTGAAAGTAGTTCATTACTGTGCAGCAGGGTCCAAACCATGGAGATACACAGGAGAGGAAGAAAACATGGACAGAGAAGACATCAAGATGCTGGTGAACAATTGGAGGGAGATATACTATGATGACTCACTCGATTACAACAATAATgccaataataataacaaaaaaatcATGCCAGCGCTTTCAAAGGACGAGGGCACTATTGCTCACTACATGACTGCCCCATCAGCCGCTTAG